One Roseimaritima multifibrata DNA window includes the following coding sequences:
- a CDS encoding NAD(P)H-quinone oxidoreductase produces MEPENSMQAMEITKAGGPEVFKLCQRPIPKPAPGEVLIKIAYAGVNRPDALQRAGKYRPPPDASDLPGLEAAGEIVGLGTGCQRWKLGDWVCALLPGGGYAQYAVTSESHCLPVPTNMDLKSAACLPETYFTVWSNVVMRGGLKPGERFLLHGGSSGIGTTAIQIAKALGAEVFTTSGTAEKCQACRELGADRAMDYKREDFVAIVKAAGGADLILDMVGGDYVPRNIDALAEEGRLVQIGFMKGAKGEIDLMRVMSKRLTITGSTLRPQSKAMKARIADELLTKVWPLLDAAKIAPVIDSEFPLTEAAVAHQRMESGEHIGKIVLRI; encoded by the coding sequence GTGGAACCGGAGAACTCGATGCAGGCGATGGAGATAACGAAAGCGGGTGGCCCCGAGGTTTTCAAACTTTGTCAACGTCCGATTCCAAAGCCTGCCCCCGGCGAAGTATTGATCAAAATCGCATACGCGGGCGTGAACCGTCCCGATGCATTGCAGCGGGCGGGGAAGTACCGTCCGCCGCCTGATGCCAGCGACCTGCCCGGTTTGGAAGCTGCTGGCGAAATTGTCGGATTGGGAACCGGGTGCCAACGGTGGAAGCTTGGTGATTGGGTCTGTGCATTGCTGCCTGGAGGTGGCTACGCTCAATACGCTGTGACTTCCGAGTCCCATTGTTTGCCGGTGCCGACAAACATGGATTTGAAGTCAGCAGCCTGCCTGCCTGAAACCTATTTCACCGTCTGGTCCAACGTTGTGATGCGCGGTGGATTGAAACCGGGTGAACGGTTCTTGTTGCATGGCGGATCCAGTGGAATTGGGACGACCGCGATTCAGATCGCGAAGGCTTTGGGGGCGGAGGTTTTCACAACATCGGGAACCGCTGAAAAATGCCAAGCCTGTAGGGAACTGGGGGCTGATCGGGCAATGGATTACAAGCGAGAGGACTTCGTGGCGATCGTCAAGGCCGCGGGAGGGGCTGACCTTATTCTCGATATGGTCGGCGGCGATTATGTGCCTAGAAACATCGACGCGTTGGCCGAGGAGGGACGCTTGGTGCAGATTGGTTTTATGAAAGGGGCGAAGGGTGAAATCGATTTGATGCGTGTGATGTCAAAACGTCTGACCATTACGGGGAGCACGCTGCGGCCGCAAAGCAAAGCGATGAAAGCCCGCATCGCAGACGAACTATTGACGAAGGTCTGGCCGCTGCTTGATGCCGCCAAAATAGCCCCCGTGATCGATTCCGAGTTTCCGCTGACCGAAGCGGCCGTCGCACACCAGCGAATGGAGTCTGGTGAACACATCGGCAAGATCGTCTTACGTATTTAA
- a CDS encoding YbaB/EbfC family nucleoid-associated protein: MFKFGNLAAMMGNLQKLPQAITEMTARLQEERFEVEIDQGIVVAQFNGIGEMVSIDFDGQAHESGVLQEAVKAAASEGHMIGKQRYAAAMQEVAAGLKLDGLPGLDGALASLTGGQ, from the coding sequence ATGTTTAAGTTTGGAAATCTGGCAGCCATGATGGGCAATTTGCAAAAATTGCCACAAGCGATCACCGAGATGACCGCTCGACTGCAGGAGGAACGCTTTGAGGTCGAAATCGACCAAGGGATCGTCGTGGCTCAGTTCAACGGGATCGGCGAGATGGTATCGATCGATTTCGATGGTCAAGCGCACGAGAGTGGCGTATTGCAAGAAGCGGTGAAAGCGGCGGCCAGCGAAGGCCACATGATTGGAAAGCAGCGATATGCCGCTGCGATGCAGGAAGTGGCGGCCGGCTTGAAACTGGATGGGTTGCCGGGTCTCGATGGTGCACTCGCCTCTTTGACGGGTGGGCAATAG
- the dnaX gene encoding DNA polymerase III subunit gamma/tau: MADSDLQSDPNSDKYVVVARRYRPKSFGELVGQGHVGQALKNAIETNRVGHAYLFTGARGVGKTSTARIFAKALNAPEGPTATPDNDSDISQAIDAGEDIDVLEIDGASNRGIDEIRSLRAGVGVRPSRARYKIYIIDEVHMLTTAAFNALLKTLEEPPEHVKFIFCTTDPEKIPITVLSRCQRFDFAPVHADEIMGRLREIIDSEKAEADDEALRLLSRRAAGSMRDSQSLLEQVLSFSSGKLTVETVHSMLGTADDQRLHDLTTALIERDAKSAIEQADLATQAGVDAGQLGEQLLGHFRDLLIATVGCEPAMLRFCSESMHDELKKRGSSWGVATILAVVSLLDQTLVRIRQSVHGRVLLEIALIQICQLPDLQRMADLMAGVKQSTPARISATGEKKKSEPLAAAPAASTPATAQPAAADAPASVPELSQQAEIPKEPQAQPESTAPAETAAAQTAPAQTAVATPATAPAIAATQAPPTTPPAPTTPPAALSAPPPPSIENLGPADVSEPVGATPQTIGTSKPPPPRVEPAATPAPAAATASETPKAPSPPKELPTSYPPPEWTPAGVLVLWKRSIERLDDLTADLARQYSKVELVEEGRIRVLFPADLKLTKSRCDKPEQKSKLEEALAVVAARHVLIESGFDKNVVSQPRAQPVSTSAERKQRHRGLQTDPYVKKCMELFDLEVVRVDDPRPS; this comes from the coding sequence ATGGCCGATTCCGATCTGCAAAGTGACCCCAATTCTGATAAATACGTCGTGGTTGCACGACGTTACCGGCCCAAAAGTTTTGGCGAGCTGGTTGGCCAAGGTCACGTCGGACAAGCTCTAAAAAATGCGATTGAAACCAATCGTGTCGGACATGCCTACCTGTTCACGGGGGCTCGCGGGGTCGGAAAAACCAGCACCGCTCGGATTTTCGCTAAGGCACTGAACGCTCCCGAAGGGCCGACAGCCACTCCAGACAACGATAGCGACATCTCCCAGGCAATCGACGCAGGCGAAGATATCGATGTGCTGGAAATCGACGGAGCCAGCAATCGCGGAATCGATGAAATCCGCTCGCTAAGAGCCGGGGTTGGAGTCCGCCCCAGCCGTGCTCGCTACAAAATCTACATTATCGACGAAGTTCACATGCTGACGACAGCGGCGTTTAACGCGCTGCTGAAAACGCTTGAAGAGCCTCCCGAACACGTCAAATTCATTTTCTGCACGACCGATCCGGAAAAAATCCCGATCACCGTCCTGAGCCGCTGCCAGCGATTCGATTTTGCTCCGGTCCATGCCGACGAGATCATGGGCCGGCTGAGAGAAATCATCGATTCCGAAAAAGCGGAAGCGGATGACGAAGCTCTCCGCTTGCTGTCGCGCCGCGCCGCAGGATCGATGCGAGACAGCCAGTCACTGCTGGAGCAAGTGTTAAGCTTCAGTTCTGGCAAGCTGACCGTCGAAACCGTCCACAGCATGCTGGGGACGGCCGATGACCAGCGATTGCACGACCTGACGACCGCCCTCATCGAACGCGATGCAAAATCGGCGATTGAACAAGCCGACTTGGCGACTCAGGCCGGAGTCGACGCAGGCCAACTGGGGGAACAGTTACTCGGACACTTCCGCGACCTGTTGATCGCCACGGTGGGCTGCGAGCCCGCAATGCTCCGGTTCTGCAGCGAATCGATGCACGATGAACTGAAAAAACGAGGTTCCTCGTGGGGCGTGGCGACCATCCTCGCTGTCGTTTCCCTGCTGGATCAGACATTGGTTCGGATTCGACAAAGCGTTCACGGGCGAGTGCTGCTTGAAATCGCTTTGATCCAGATCTGTCAGCTCCCCGACCTGCAGCGGATGGCGGATTTGATGGCGGGTGTGAAACAGAGCACGCCTGCCCGCATTTCTGCGACAGGCGAAAAAAAAAAGTCTGAACCGCTAGCAGCCGCTCCGGCGGCCAGCACTCCCGCCACCGCTCAGCCAGCCGCGGCAGATGCACCAGCTTCGGTTCCAGAGCTATCGCAGCAAGCGGAAATCCCGAAGGAACCGCAGGCTCAGCCAGAGAGCACCGCTCCAGCAGAAACCGCAGCGGCGCAAACTGCTCCAGCGCAAACCGCAGTTGCAACTCCGGCAACCGCACCTGCGATTGCCGCTACCCAGGCACCGCCCACGACTCCGCCGGCCCCCACCACTCCGCCGGCAGCCCTCTCTGCACCGCCCCCTCCTTCCATCGAAAATCTTGGGCCCGCGGACGTTTCGGAACCGGTCGGCGCGACGCCTCAGACAATTGGAACCTCCAAACCACCTCCACCCCGTGTGGAACCGGCCGCTACGCCAGCTCCCGCCGCAGCGACCGCCAGCGAGACGCCGAAAGCACCATCGCCCCCCAAAGAGCTGCCCACGTCCTATCCTCCCCCGGAATGGACCCCCGCAGGAGTCTTGGTGCTCTGGAAGCGTTCAATTGAAAGGCTGGACGATCTGACGGCGGACCTTGCGCGCCAATACAGCAAGGTGGAACTGGTCGAAGAGGGCCGAATCCGGGTCCTTTTTCCAGCCGATTTGAAACTGACGAAATCCCGTTGCGACAAACCAGAACAAAAAAGTAAGCTAGAAGAGGCTTTAGCAGTCGTCGCGGCACGCCATGTGCTGATAGAATCAGGCTTCGACAAAAATGTGGTTTCCCAGCCGCGAGCTCAACCGGTCAGTACATCGGCGGAGCGTAAGCAGAGACACCGGGGACTGCAGACGGACCCATATGTCAAGAAGTGCATGGAATTGTTTGATTTAGAAGTCGTTCGGGTCGACGACCCGCGCCCCTCTTAG
- a CDS encoding aldose epimerase family protein, whose translation MLPVLCFLLLFSTTPALAKVTESPFGKTATGEKVQQFTITNSHGLSVNIITRGATLQSLIVPDKEGKLEDILLGFDSVAGYESEDNQYFSCTVGRVCNRIGNAQFELFGETYKLHANDGNNTLHGGGARSLDKVVWKASLPEDQENTVELTYFSPDGEEGFPGNVHFSVRYSLTEKNALAISYKATTDMETPINMTNHAYFNLSGAGAETVLDHILQIDADQITPTDDELIPTGEFADVEGTALDFREPTVIGERIAAVDKTAAIGYDHNWVLNHQNRGVRKVATLEHPSNGRMIHVVTDQPGLQFYSGNFLKGQEGKGGKTYAHRSAICLETQFYPDSVHHEDFPSIILVPGETYSQTTLYQFKVKED comes from the coding sequence ATGCTGCCCGTATTGTGCTTTCTGTTGCTCTTCTCAACGACGCCGGCCCTCGCAAAGGTCACGGAATCCCCCTTCGGGAAAACCGCAACGGGCGAAAAGGTTCAGCAATTTACCATTACAAATTCGCACGGACTTTCCGTCAATATCATCACTCGAGGGGCGACGCTTCAGTCGCTGATCGTCCCTGACAAAGAGGGCAAGCTAGAAGATATCCTGCTTGGCTTTGATTCCGTCGCCGGCTACGAATCAGAAGACAACCAGTACTTCAGCTGCACCGTCGGCCGCGTCTGCAATCGAATTGGCAATGCTCAATTCGAACTATTTGGGGAAACCTACAAACTGCATGCCAACGATGGAAACAACACCCTGCATGGTGGTGGGGCGAGGAGCTTGGACAAAGTGGTCTGGAAAGCTTCTCTTCCGGAGGATCAAGAAAACACGGTGGAACTGACCTACTTCAGTCCCGACGGAGAAGAAGGATTTCCGGGCAACGTCCATTTTTCGGTTCGCTACTCGCTGACAGAGAAAAACGCATTGGCGATTTCCTATAAAGCGACCACCGACATGGAAACGCCGATCAACATGACCAACCACGCGTACTTCAACCTGTCCGGAGCAGGTGCGGAGACGGTCCTTGACCATATCCTCCAGATCGATGCGGACCAGATCACGCCGACCGACGACGAATTGATCCCGACCGGAGAATTCGCCGACGTCGAAGGGACCGCTCTCGATTTCCGTGAACCAACGGTGATCGGAGAACGGATTGCGGCGGTCGATAAAACGGCCGCGATTGGCTACGACCACAACTGGGTCCTCAACCACCAAAACCGCGGGGTCCGCAAAGTTGCCACCCTGGAGCATCCAAGCAACGGGCGGATGATCCATGTGGTGACCGACCAACCGGGACTGCAGTTCTACAGCGGTAACTTCCTAAAAGGACAGGAGGGTAAAGGAGGAAAGACCTACGCACACCGAAGCGCCATCTGCCTGGAAACCCAGTTCTACCCCGACAGCGTCCACCACGAAGATTTCCCCTCCATCATTTTGGTTCCGGGGGAAACCTATTCGCAGACGACGCTCTATCAATTCAAAGTCAAGGAAGACTAG
- a CDS encoding type IV pilus twitching motility protein PilT, with protein MEGGRDAIVRRLKESLTVKRDPLDIDKIFRALVKLEGSDLHMKVDRPPMVRVGGELKPLNRGPVDNQEMINLLVPMMDERNLHIFEEEGGADFAYVCDVDGVSWRFRVNLLKQLGKIGMVARRINNFIPDFKGLYLPPSVETLCHYEQGMVLLAGVTGSGKSTTIGSMLNYINSIYRKHILTLEDPIEFVYTEDKCLVNQREIGQDVIDFAVGMKHAVREDPDIILVGELRDEETFMTAIHAAETGHLVFGTIHAASASTTIGRILDLFPEEMHGAIRSAIAFNMKGIVAQKLLRSIKPGVSRVPTCEIMTFSPMIRKLVLEGQDSKLPDAIRIGAEDGMQDFTMSLKGLIDDELIDRPTAFAVAPNKDSLKMALKGIDVKAPGII; from the coding sequence ATGGAGGGGGGCCGAGACGCAATTGTGCGGCGTCTGAAGGAAAGTCTGACGGTTAAACGAGATCCGCTGGATATCGACAAGATTTTTCGGGCGCTTGTCAAATTGGAAGGGTCTGACCTTCACATGAAGGTCGACCGCCCGCCGATGGTCCGCGTCGGTGGCGAGCTGAAACCGCTGAACCGAGGACCGGTCGACAATCAAGAAATGATCAACTTGCTTGTTCCGATGATGGATGAGCGGAACCTGCATATCTTTGAGGAAGAGGGGGGGGCTGACTTCGCGTATGTTTGTGACGTCGACGGGGTCTCCTGGCGTTTCCGTGTCAACCTGCTGAAGCAGCTGGGCAAAATCGGGATGGTCGCTCGGCGAATCAATAACTTCATCCCCGACTTCAAGGGCCTCTACCTGCCGCCAAGTGTGGAAACCTTGTGCCACTATGAACAAGGCATGGTGCTGTTGGCTGGGGTGACCGGTTCGGGGAAAAGTACAACCATCGGGTCGATGTTGAATTACATCAATTCCATCTATCGGAAACATATTCTGACGCTGGAGGATCCGATCGAATTTGTTTACACCGAAGACAAGTGTTTGGTGAATCAGCGAGAAATCGGTCAAGACGTGATCGACTTTGCTGTCGGTATGAAGCACGCTGTGCGTGAAGACCCCGACATCATTCTGGTGGGGGAATTGCGAGACGAAGAGACGTTTATGACCGCGATCCACGCGGCCGAAACCGGTCACTTGGTTTTTGGCACGATTCACGCAGCGAGTGCATCGACGACAATCGGCCGTATTTTGGACCTCTTCCCCGAAGAAATGCACGGAGCGATTCGCTCAGCGATCGCGTTTAACATGAAGGGAATCGTTGCTCAGAAATTGCTGCGGAGTATCAAACCGGGCGTCTCGCGGGTTCCGACTTGCGAGATCATGACGTTCAGTCCGATGATCCGAAAACTGGTTCTAGAAGGTCAGGATAGCAAGCTGCCCGACGCGATTCGAATCGGTGCAGAGGATGGGATGCAAGACTTCACCATGAGCCTCAAAGGGTTGATCGACGATGAACTGATCGATCGGCCAACCGCGTTTGCTGTGGCGCCAAACAAAGACTCCCTCAAGATGGCTCTCAAGGGAATCGATGTCAAAGCTCCAGGCATCATCTAG
- the hisF gene encoding imidazole glycerol phosphate synthase subunit HisF, with product MLAKRVIPCLDVAQGRVVKGTNFVNLRDAGDPVEVARRYEAEGADELVFLDITASHEKRDIMIDVVRRTAEQVFMPLTVGGGIRTIDDVRALLSAGSDKVSINSTACTDPDFVRRAADRFGSQCIVVNIDPKRIQRDGREVWEVHINGGRKPTGLEAVAWAQEVERLGAGEIVLTCMDADGTRDGYDLEMTAAVSEAVSIPVVASGGAGKPEHLTDAILIGKADAALAASIFHFGQFTIEETKRSMRAAGVSVRL from the coding sequence ATGCTTGCTAAACGTGTCATCCCCTGTCTCGATGTTGCTCAGGGGCGCGTTGTTAAAGGGACCAATTTTGTCAATCTCCGCGATGCGGGGGATCCGGTTGAGGTGGCCCGGCGCTACGAAGCGGAGGGGGCCGATGAATTGGTTTTTCTGGATATTACCGCCAGTCACGAGAAACGGGACATCATGATCGATGTCGTTCGCCGGACGGCGGAGCAGGTTTTCATGCCTCTGACGGTCGGTGGGGGGATTCGCACCATCGACGACGTTCGAGCGTTACTTTCCGCTGGATCGGACAAGGTTTCCATCAATTCGACGGCCTGTACCGACCCCGATTTTGTCCGCCGTGCGGCCGATCGCTTCGGCAGCCAGTGCATTGTCGTCAACATCGACCCCAAGCGAATTCAGCGAGACGGTCGAGAGGTTTGGGAGGTCCACATCAACGGGGGCCGCAAACCGACGGGCCTGGAAGCGGTCGCGTGGGCCCAGGAAGTGGAACGATTGGGGGCGGGCGAGATCGTGCTGACCTGTATGGACGCCGATGGAACGCGTGACGGATACGACCTGGAAATGACTGCCGCCGTCAGCGAAGCGGTCTCGATCCCGGTCGTTGCCAGCGGAGGGGCCGGAAAACCGGAACACCTGACCGATGCAATTTTGATTGGAAAAGCCGATGCAGCCCTGGCTGCCAGTATTTTTCATTTTGGACAGTTTACAATTGAAGAGACCAAGCGTTCGATGCGGGCGGCCGGAGTTTCCGTTCGCTTGTAA
- a CDS encoding Gfo/Idh/MocA family protein: MTSQNPSSNKSRRSFLKKSAGAASAAVAAPYFFTAQTAQGEETVSKNDKVPIGLIGAGGMGTGNMRSAAKWVDVVAIADVDQNRLQKANKDLGGGKADLYSDYREILERDDIKALHIATPDHWHTKPLIEAMLAGKDIYCEKPLTLTIDEGKQIRKVQKETGRIVQVGTQQRSTFPLFTKAMAIVADGRLGHIHKVQAAIGGAPTSKAIPVADIPEGLDWDRWLGPAPKVDYRHEGKATNCHYEFRWWYEYSGGKLTDWGAHHVDIANWALKLNGQTAGPLSIGGSVQHPVEFDENGYPKQNDRYNTATKFQFDVAFPGGTEMIIRDDTDNGVMIEGDKGRIFVNRGKLVGAPVDALKDNPLPEDAIQKVYKNLPMVGNARAAHWACFLHCHKEGLEPISDVHSHMEMLNICHLAGISARFGGRTLKWDAANEQIVGDDQANAFLTRKYRDGYEIEGV, encoded by the coding sequence ATGACGTCACAGAATCCATCTTCGAATAAATCACGCCGCTCTTTTCTGAAGAAATCGGCTGGCGCTGCCTCGGCCGCGGTGGCTGCCCCTTATTTCTTCACCGCACAAACAGCTCAGGGTGAAGAAACCGTTTCGAAAAATGACAAAGTGCCGATCGGTCTGATTGGGGCTGGAGGCATGGGCACGGGAAACATGCGTTCGGCAGCGAAATGGGTCGACGTCGTCGCTATCGCCGATGTGGATCAAAATCGTCTTCAAAAAGCCAACAAAGACCTCGGTGGCGGCAAAGCCGATCTCTACTCGGACTATCGCGAAATCCTGGAACGCGATGACATCAAGGCACTGCATATCGCCACGCCCGATCACTGGCACACCAAACCGCTGATCGAAGCCATGCTGGCAGGCAAGGACATCTACTGCGAAAAACCGCTGACCCTGACAATCGACGAAGGGAAACAGATTCGCAAAGTCCAAAAGGAAACAGGGCGAATCGTCCAGGTTGGGACTCAACAACGAAGTACCTTCCCGCTGTTCACCAAAGCGATGGCGATTGTTGCCGATGGACGCCTGGGACATATCCACAAGGTTCAAGCTGCCATCGGTGGAGCTCCGACCAGCAAGGCAATCCCGGTCGCCGATATCCCGGAAGGCCTCGACTGGGATCGCTGGCTTGGGCCGGCTCCGAAAGTCGACTACCGCCACGAAGGCAAAGCGACGAACTGCCATTACGAGTTCCGCTGGTGGTACGAGTACAGTGGCGGCAAGCTAACCGACTGGGGTGCCCATCACGTCGACATCGCAAACTGGGCTCTTAAATTGAACGGCCAGACCGCTGGCCCGCTTTCGATTGGCGGCTCAGTGCAGCACCCTGTCGAATTCGACGAAAACGGTTACCCGAAGCAAAACGATCGCTACAACACGGCAACCAAATTCCAGTTCGATGTCGCTTTCCCAGGTGGCACCGAAATGATCATCCGCGATGACACCGACAATGGCGTCATGATCGAAGGAGACAAAGGCCGAATCTTTGTCAATCGAGGCAAACTGGTTGGTGCTCCGGTCGACGCCCTCAAAGACAACCCGTTGCCCGAAGACGCCATCCAGAAGGTTTATAAAAACCTGCCAATGGTCGGCAACGCACGTGCCGCCCACTGGGCTTGTTTCCTGCACTGCCACAAAGAGGGATTGGAACCGATCTCCGACGTTCACTCTCACATGGAAATGTTGAACATCTGCCACTTGGCTGGCATCTCCGCTCGCTTCGGTGGACGGACCCTCAAGTGGGACGCCGCCAACGAACAGATCGTCGGTGACGATCAAGCGAATGCATTCCTCACAAGGAAGTACCGCGACGGATACGAGATCGAAGGCGTTTAA
- a CDS encoding SGNH/GDSL hydrolase family protein: protein MHTLRALVAAVIFSCGTIALADYPLRNAVECHPRDGLPNFLSKVDAGEEVKVAYLGGSITAAPGWRVQSLEWMQQQYPEASFAGIPAAIGGTGSDLGVYRLERDALQHNPDLLFVEFAVNDGSASPEQIHKAMEGIVRQTWLANPRTDICFVYTLNKSMLPDLQAGKMPRAASAMEELADHYGIPSIHFGVEVARMEAAGELIFQGTKPKTNTEADAEKPLLFSTDGVHPLIETGHPLYVQAIARSWPKLQQVGDEPGDHRLVDPLRTDNWQDAHLVSIRPDMLSGGWEKLPTEHTLSKRFQRNMPDLYQATKPGAKLSFTFTGTAVGVFDIVGPDGGSLSVRLDDAEPSTRNRIDGYCTYHRMSKLNIGTELTPGTHKVEITLTPENLDKHKILFERNRADLEAHPEKYQGETWYVAALMVIGEVE from the coding sequence ATGCATACTTTACGAGCCCTCGTTGCCGCAGTTATTTTTTCCTGCGGAACCATTGCCCTGGCAGATTACCCGCTTCGCAACGCCGTGGAATGCCATCCGCGAGATGGTCTGCCAAACTTCCTGAGCAAAGTGGACGCAGGGGAAGAGGTCAAAGTGGCTTACCTGGGCGGCAGCATTACCGCAGCGCCGGGCTGGCGAGTCCAGTCGCTTGAGTGGATGCAGCAGCAATACCCCGAGGCATCGTTTGCGGGGATCCCTGCCGCGATCGGAGGCACCGGATCCGATCTTGGCGTGTATCGACTGGAACGAGACGCCCTACAGCACAACCCCGATCTGCTGTTCGTGGAATTTGCGGTCAATGATGGAAGCGCATCGCCCGAACAAATTCACAAGGCGATGGAAGGCATCGTGCGGCAAACCTGGTTGGCCAATCCACGCACCGACATCTGTTTCGTCTACACCTTAAACAAAAGCATGTTGCCGGACCTGCAAGCTGGCAAAATGCCACGGGCAGCCAGTGCCATGGAAGAACTGGCCGATCACTACGGCATTCCCTCCATCCACTTCGGCGTCGAGGTCGCGCGGATGGAGGCGGCTGGCGAGCTGATCTTCCAAGGCACTAAACCCAAAACCAACACCGAAGCAGACGCTGAAAAGCCGCTGCTATTTTCCACCGATGGCGTGCATCCGCTGATCGAAACCGGACATCCACTCTACGTGCAGGCGATCGCACGGTCATGGCCCAAATTGCAGCAGGTCGGTGACGAACCGGGCGATCACCGATTGGTAGATCCACTGCGAACGGATAACTGGCAGGACGCACACTTGGTTTCGATTCGTCCCGACATGTTAAGTGGCGGTTGGGAGAAATTGCCAACCGAGCATACGCTTTCCAAACGTTTCCAGCGCAACATGCCGGATCTGTATCAAGCTACCAAGCCGGGTGCCAAACTATCGTTTACGTTTACCGGAACGGCGGTCGGCGTATTCGATATCGTCGGCCCCGATGGTGGTTCGTTGAGCGTTCGGCTGGACGACGCCGAGCCATCGACGCGAAATCGAATCGATGGCTACTGCACCTACCACCGAATGTCCAAGCTGAATATCGGGACCGAGTTAACGCCCGGAACCCACAAAGTGGAGATCACGTTAACTCCGGAGAATCTGGACAAACATAAGATTCTGTTCGAACGCAATCGAGCAGACCTAGAGGCGCATCCTGAGAAGTATCAGGGAGAGACTTGGTACGTAGCAGCCTTGATGGTGATCGGTGAAGTTGAGTGA
- the recR gene encoding recombination mediator RecR: MFSQESGAVVELVDQLGRLPGIGRKSAERLAYHLLRVPKSEALALAASITNVRENVRYCETCFNLSEGPACEICRNPNRDKSRLCIVEQPRDLMSLEQAGVYQGLYHVLLGRIAPLDGIGPDQLTIDPLIDRVRTGNFNEVIMATNPTLEGDGTSLFISNLLSEYPVEVTRLARGITSGSILEYANKEILADALTGRQKL; the protein is encoded by the coding sequence GTGTTTTCCCAAGAATCGGGAGCCGTTGTCGAACTGGTCGACCAACTTGGAAGGTTACCTGGAATCGGTCGCAAATCGGCCGAAAGGCTGGCCTATCACTTGCTCCGCGTCCCCAAATCCGAAGCTTTGGCATTGGCCGCTTCGATCACCAATGTTCGTGAGAACGTTCGCTACTGCGAAACCTGTTTTAATTTATCGGAGGGGCCAGCCTGCGAGATCTGTCGCAACCCGAATCGCGATAAATCCAGGTTGTGCATTGTGGAACAGCCTCGCGATTTAATGTCCCTGGAACAGGCAGGCGTCTATCAAGGTCTGTATCATGTACTCTTGGGCCGGATCGCTCCACTGGATGGAATTGGCCCTGACCAACTGACAATCGATCCGCTAATCGATCGCGTTCGGACAGGAAATTTCAACGAAGTGATCATGGCGACGAATCCGACCCTGGAGGGAGATGGAACGTCTCTGTTTATCTCCAATCTGTTAAGCGAGTATCCCGTCGAGGTGACTCGACTGGCTCGCGGCATCACTTCGGGCAGTATCCTCGAATATGCCAACAAAGAAATCTTGGCCGACGCCCTCACGGGACGCCAAAAACTGTAG